From Bosea sp. NBC_00550, the proteins below share one genomic window:
- a CDS encoding GtrA family protein, whose translation MPFRRYPRQLRQLVAYVIAGGLTAVAHYSVLIGLVELGRIDPVPATLAGFVVGALVSYTLNRWMTFDATRSHAQAGWRFAVIAAGGFVLTGILMHLFVTRAGLPYLPMQIVTTGVVMVFSFLGHKFFSFADRAA comes from the coding sequence ATGCCGTTTCGCCGTTATCCGCGCCAGCTCCGCCAGCTCGTGGCCTATGTCATCGCCGGTGGCCTGACGGCCGTCGCGCATTACAGCGTGCTGATCGGGCTCGTCGAGCTCGGCCGAATCGACCCCGTGCCGGCCACGCTCGCCGGCTTCGTCGTCGGCGCGCTAGTCTCCTACACGCTCAATCGTTGGATGACCTTCGATGCGACGCGCAGCCATGCGCAGGCCGGCTGGCGCTTCGCCGTGATCGCGGCCGGCGGCTTCGTGCTCACCGGCATCCTGATGCATCTGTTCGTGACGCGGGCCGGCTTGCCCTATCTGCCGATGCAGATCGTCACCACGGGCGTGGTCATGGTCTTCTCGTTCCTCGGCCACAAGTTCTTCAGCTTCGCCGATCGGGCGGCGTAA
- a CDS encoding MFS transporter, translated as MDTRLLSLAGGAFAIGTGSLIVTGILPHLASGLGVSVDAAGLLISIFALAYAIGSPILSTVLGDADRKTVLVGAMTVFGLANLGAAFASDFWVVMGARIVMALAAGVFMPAANAVAVAVSAPERRGRAIALVTGGMTVSLILGIPIGTAVVGFGGWHLAFLIVALFSVLSLAGLLVKLPKGLPRGTNTLRERLQVAGRSDVLLALATTMLWTTGAFVLYTYIAPFLTNHAGIAGPWLAVTLVVSGIGSAIGNQLGGIASDRFGPERTLTVVLSVLALALLTASLIAVGLPPALAIYPIPFVLLVWSAAGWAGHPSQMSRLAAMAPDAAVVALSLNASALYFGIAAGAALGQQVMRHAGTWPLGFVGAACEVAALAVLFVAMRRKRRVPRPLEIDLTMPAPRPVR; from the coding sequence ATGGATACGCGCCTTCTCTCGCTCGCCGGCGGCGCCTTCGCCATCGGCACGGGCAGCCTGATCGTCACCGGCATCCTGCCCCATCTCGCCTCCGGCCTCGGCGTCTCCGTCGATGCCGCCGGCCTGCTCATCTCGATCTTCGCCCTCGCCTATGCGATCGGCTCCCCCATCCTCTCGACCGTGCTCGGCGACGCCGACCGCAAGACGGTGCTGGTCGGCGCGATGACGGTGTTCGGCCTCGCCAATCTCGGCGCTGCCTTTGCCAGCGATTTCTGGGTGGTGATGGGCGCGCGGATCGTGATGGCGCTCGCTGCCGGCGTGTTCATGCCGGCTGCCAACGCCGTCGCGGTCGCGGTCTCCGCGCCGGAACGGCGCGGCCGGGCCATCGCGCTCGTCACCGGCGGCATGACCGTCTCGCTGATTCTCGGCATACCCATCGGCACCGCGGTCGTCGGCTTTGGCGGCTGGCACCTCGCCTTCCTGATCGTGGCGCTGTTCAGCGTGCTCTCGTTGGCGGGCCTTCTCGTCAAGCTGCCCAAGGGCCTGCCGCGCGGGACCAACACGCTGCGCGAGCGCCTCCAGGTCGCGGGGCGCAGCGACGTGCTGCTGGCGCTGGCCACGACGATGCTTTGGACCACAGGCGCCTTCGTCCTCTACACCTACATCGCGCCCTTCCTGACCAACCATGCCGGCATCGCCGGGCCCTGGCTCGCGGTGACCCTCGTCGTCTCAGGCATCGGCTCGGCCATCGGCAACCAGCTCGGCGGCATCGCCAGCGACCGCTTCGGTCCCGAGCGCACGCTCACCGTCGTGCTGAGCGTGCTGGCGCTGGCGCTGCTGACGGCCTCGCTGATCGCGGTCGGCCTGCCGCCGGCGCTCGCGATCTACCCGATTCCCTTCGTGCTGCTGGTGTGGAGCGCGGCCGGTTGGGCCGGGCACCCCTCGCAGATGTCGCGGCTCGCCGCGATGGCGCCGGACGCGGCCGTGGTCGCGCTCTCGCTCAACGCCTCCGCCCTGTATTTCGGCATCGCGGCCGGCGCGGCGCTGGGCCAGCAGGTGATGCGCCATGCCGGGACCTGGCCGCTCGGCTTCGTCGGCGCGGCCTGCGAGGTCGCGGCGCTCGCCGTGCTCTTCGTCGCGATGCGCCGCAAGCGCCGCGTGCCGCGTCCGCTGGAGATCGATCTCACCATGCCGGCACCACGGCCTGTGCGTTGA
- the greA gene encoding transcription elongation factor GreA, producing the protein MEKVPMTVGGFAALEAELKHRQQVERQRIITAISEARALGDLSENAEYHAAKEAQSLNEGRVQELESLIGRADVIDVTKLGGDTIKFGATVKLIDDDTEEEKSYQIVGEPESDVKSGKVSIGSPIARALIGKKVGDSVQVNTPGGGKSYEVVSIAFR; encoded by the coding sequence ATGGAAAAGGTTCCAATGACCGTGGGCGGCTTCGCCGCTTTGGAAGCGGAGTTGAAGCACCGCCAGCAGGTCGAGCGTCAGCGCATCATCACCGCCATCTCCGAGGCACGCGCCCTCGGCGACCTCTCCGAGAACGCCGAGTATCATGCGGCGAAGGAAGCGCAGTCGCTGAACGAGGGCCGCGTCCAGGAACTCGAATCGCTGATCGGCCGCGCCGACGTGATCGACGTGACCAAGCTCGGCGGCGACACGATCAAGTTCGGCGCCACCGTCAAGCTGATCGACGACGATACCGAGGAAGAGAAGAGCTACCAGATCGTCGGCGAGCCGGAATCGGACGTGAAGTCCGGCAAGGTTTCGATCGGCTCGCCGATCGCGCGCGCGCTGATCGGCAAGAAGGTCGGCGATTCCGTGCAGGTCAACACGCCCGGCGGCGGCAAGTCCTACGAGGTCGTCAGCATCGCCTTCCGCTGA
- the carB gene encoding carbamoyl-phosphate synthase large subunit: MPKRTDIKSILIIGAGPIIIGQACEFDYSGTQACKTLKAEGYRIVLVNSNPATIMTDPDLADATYVEPITPEIVAKIIEKERPDALLPTMGGQTALNCALSLKKMGVLEKFNVEMIGATAEAIDKAEDRELFREAMTKIGLDTPRSHHIKTLGQALDALEDIGLPAIIRPSFTMGGTGGGIAYNKGEFIDIVERGIDASPTSEVLIEESVLGWKEYEMEVVRDKKDNCIIVCSIENFDPMGVHTGDSITVAPALTLTDKEYQIMRDASLAVLREIGVETGGSNVQFAIDPATGRMIVIEMNPRVSRSSALASKATGFPIAKVAARLAVGYTLDEIENDITGGATPASFEPTIDYVVTKIPRFAFEKFPGSEPTLTTAMKSVGEAMAIGRTFQESLQKALRSLETGLDGLDEIEIDGFGHGDDRNAVKAAISTPTPDRILHVAQAMRFGFSDEEIHESCKIDPWFLAQMRGIVETEEKIRKFGLPQTPGAFRQIKAMGFSDKRLAAVSGKNETEVRALRHALEVRPVYKRIDTCAAEFASPTAYMYSSYAMPFAGKVADEANPSDRKKVVILGGGPNRIGQGIEFDYCCCHACYALRDAGYETIMVNCNPETVSTDYDTSDRLYFEPLTAEDVLEILDTERRNGTLLGVIVQFGGQTPLKLANALEEAGIPILGTSPDMIDLAEDRDRFKRLLDKLHLKQPKNGIAYSVEQSRIIAGELGLPFVVRPSYVLGGRAMAIIRDEVMFEDYLLGTLPSLIPSEVKAKYPNDKTGQINTVLGKNPLLFDRYLSDAIEVDVDCLCDGKDVFVAGIMEHIEEAGIHSGDSACSLPPRSLSPETLAELERQTKAMALALDVGGLMNVQYAIKDGDIYVLEVNPRASRTVPFVAKVIGQPIAKIAARIMAGEALAGFGLKPSKLDHVGVKEAVFPFARFPGVDVLLGPEMRSTGEVIGLDRSFDTAFAKSQLGAGSKVPVKGTVFVSVRDDDKPRIVASVRILADLGFRILATGGTLRLLQEQGIDAARINKVLEGRPHVVDAIKNGEIQLIFNTTEGPQALADSRSLRRTALLHKVPYYTTLAGAIAAAEGIKAYCSGDLEVRSLQSYFERAA, from the coding sequence ATGCCCAAGCGCACAGACATCAAGTCCATCCTGATCATCGGCGCCGGCCCCATCATCATCGGACAGGCCTGCGAGTTCGACTATTCCGGCACCCAGGCCTGCAAGACGCTGAAGGCCGAGGGCTACCGCATCGTCCTGGTCAACTCGAATCCGGCGACGATCATGACCGATCCGGATCTGGCCGACGCGACCTATGTCGAGCCGATCACGCCGGAGATCGTCGCCAAGATCATCGAGAAAGAGCGCCCGGACGCGCTGCTGCCGACCATGGGCGGCCAGACCGCGCTGAACTGCGCGCTCTCGCTCAAGAAGATGGGCGTGCTGGAGAAGTTCAACGTCGAGATGATCGGCGCCACGGCCGAGGCCATCGACAAGGCCGAGGACCGCGAACTCTTCCGCGAGGCGATGACCAAGATCGGCCTCGACACGCCGCGCTCGCACCACATCAAGACGCTCGGCCAGGCGCTCGACGCGCTCGAGGATATCGGCCTGCCCGCCATCATCCGCCCCTCCTTCACCATGGGCGGCACCGGCGGCGGCATCGCCTACAACAAGGGCGAGTTCATCGACATCGTCGAGCGCGGCATCGACGCCTCCCCGACCAGCGAAGTCCTCATCGAGGAGAGCGTGCTCGGCTGGAAGGAGTACGAGATGGAGGTTGTCCGCGACAAGAAGGACAACTGCATCATCGTCTGCTCGATCGAGAACTTCGATCCGATGGGCGTCCACACCGGTGATTCGATCACGGTCGCCCCGGCGCTGACGCTGACCGACAAGGAATACCAGATCATGCGCGACGCCTCGCTGGCGGTGCTGCGCGAGATCGGCGTCGAGACCGGCGGCAGCAACGTGCAGTTCGCGATCGATCCTGCCACCGGCCGCATGATTGTCATCGAGATGAACCCGCGCGTCTCGCGCTCCTCGGCGCTGGCCTCCAAGGCGACCGGCTTCCCGATCGCCAAGGTCGCGGCGCGCCTCGCCGTCGGCTACACGCTCGACGAGATCGAGAACGACATCACCGGCGGCGCGACGCCGGCCTCCTTCGAGCCGACCATCGACTACGTCGTCACCAAGATCCCGCGCTTCGCCTTCGAGAAGTTCCCGGGCTCCGAGCCGACGCTGACCACGGCGATGAAGTCGGTGGGCGAGGCCATGGCCATCGGCCGCACCTTCCAGGAAAGCCTGCAGAAGGCCCTGCGCTCGCTGGAAACCGGCCTCGACGGGCTCGACGAGATCGAGATCGACGGCTTCGGCCATGGCGACGACCGCAACGCGGTCAAGGCGGCGATCTCGACGCCGACGCCGGACCGCATCCTCCACGTCGCCCAGGCCATGCGCTTCGGCTTCAGCGACGAGGAAATCCACGAGAGCTGCAAGATCGATCCCTGGTTCCTCGCCCAGATGCGCGGCATCGTCGAGACCGAGGAGAAGATCCGCAAGTTCGGCCTGCCACAGACGCCGGGCGCCTTCCGCCAGATCAAGGCGATGGGCTTCTCCGACAAGCGTCTCGCCGCAGTCTCGGGCAAGAACGAGACGGAGGTGCGGGCGCTGCGCCACGCGCTGGAGGTGCGCCCGGTCTACAAGCGCATCGACACCTGCGCGGCCGAGTTCGCCTCGCCGACCGCCTATATGTATTCGAGCTATGCCATGCCCTTCGCCGGCAAGGTCGCGGACGAGGCCAACCCCTCCGACCGCAAGAAGGTCGTTATCCTCGGCGGCGGGCCGAACCGCATCGGCCAGGGCATCGAGTTCGACTATTGCTGCTGCCATGCCTGCTACGCGCTGCGCGACGCCGGCTACGAGACCATCATGGTCAACTGCAACCCGGAGACGGTCTCGACCGACTACGACACCTCCGACCGGCTCTATTTCGAGCCGCTGACGGCGGAGGACGTGCTCGAGATCCTCGATACCGAGAGGCGGAACGGCACGCTGCTCGGCGTCATCGTCCAGTTCGGCGGCCAGACGCCGCTGAAGCTCGCCAATGCGCTGGAAGAGGCGGGCATCCCGATCCTCGGCACCTCGCCTGATATGATCGACCTCGCCGAGGACCGCGACCGCTTCAAGCGCCTGCTCGACAAGCTGCACCTGAAGCAGCCGAAGAACGGCATCGCCTACTCGGTCGAGCAGTCCCGCATCATCGCCGGCGAGCTTGGCCTGCCCTTCGTCGTCCGCCCCTCCTACGTGCTCGGCGGCCGCGCCATGGCGATCATCCGTGACGAGGTGATGTTCGAGGACTACCTGCTCGGCACCCTGCCCTCGCTGATCCCCTCCGAGGTCAAGGCCAAGTACCCGAACGACAAGACCGGCCAGATCAACACGGTGCTCGGCAAGAACCCGCTGCTGTTCGACCGCTACCTGTCGGATGCGATCGAGGTCGATGTCGACTGCCTCTGCGACGGCAAGGACGTCTTCGTCGCCGGCATCATGGAGCATATCGAGGAAGCCGGCATCCATTCCGGCGATTCGGCCTGCTCGCTGCCGCCGCGCTCGCTCAGCCCCGAGACCCTCGCCGAGCTGGAGCGCCAGACCAAGGCGATGGCGCTCGCGCTCGATGTCGGCGGGCTGATGAACGTCCAGTACGCCATCAAGGACGGCGACATCTACGTGCTCGAGGTCAATCCGCGCGCCTCGCGCACCGTGCCCTTCGTCGCCAAGGTCATCGGCCAGCCGATCGCCAAGATCGCCGCCCGCATCATGGCCGGCGAGGCGCTGGCGGGCTTCGGCCTGAAGCCGTCGAAGCTCGACCATGTCGGCGTCAAGGAAGCCGTCTTCCCCTTCGCGCGCTTCCCCGGCGTCGACGTGCTGCTCGGCCCGGAGATGCGCTCGACGGGGGAGGTCATCGGCCTCGACCGCTCCTTCGACACCGCCTTCGCCAAGAGCCAGCTCGGAGCCGGCTCCAAGGTGCCGGTCAAGGGCACCGTCTTCGTCTCCGTGCGCGACGACGACAAGCCGCGCATCGTTGCATCGGTGCGCATCCTGGCCGATCTCGGCTTCCGCATCCTCGCCACCGGCGGCACGCTGCGCCTGCTGCAGGAACAGGGCATCGACGCGGCCCGGATCAATAAGGTTCTGGAAGGCCGGCCGCATGTCGTCGACGCGATCAAGAACGGCGAGATCCAGCTGATCTTCAACACCACCGAAGGCCCGCAGGCACTTGCGGATTCCCGTTCGTTGCGGCGGACGGCCCTCTTGCACAAGGTTCCCTATTATACCACCTTGGCCGGAGCGATCGCCGCGGCGGAGGGCATAAAGGCCTATTGCAGCGGCGATCTCGAAGTACGATCGTTGCAGTCATATTTCGAACGCGCGGCCTGA
- a CDS encoding class I SAM-dependent methyltransferase, whose translation MSWRDFWNGEHSIYVSPRHKALHYRAIATDLIGHIPAPNGVVLDHGCGEALDAGRVASACGRLYLCEAAPNVREKLRAQFGRRENITVVSPEEVEALPEATLDLVVANSLVQYLSRDELKALLKTWRGKLKPGGALVIADVIPPDVSPLTDASQLLAFAWRGGFLTAALAGLVRTAFSDYRKLRAQYGLSTYTPEAVTELIREAGFTTIERPANFGHNPHRMTFKATKSA comes from the coding sequence ATGTCCTGGCGCGATTTCTGGAACGGCGAGCATTCGATCTACGTCTCGCCGCGCCACAAGGCCCTGCATTACCGCGCCATCGCAACCGACCTGATCGGCCACATCCCGGCGCCCAACGGCGTCGTGCTCGACCATGGCTGCGGCGAGGCGCTGGATGCCGGCCGCGTCGCCTCGGCTTGCGGCAGGCTCTATCTCTGCGAAGCCGCACCCAACGTCCGGGAGAAACTGCGCGCCCAGTTCGGCCGCAGGGAGAACATCACCGTGGTCTCGCCGGAGGAGGTCGAGGCCCTGCCCGAGGCGACGCTCGATCTCGTCGTCGCCAATTCGCTGGTCCAGTATCTCTCCCGCGACGAGCTGAAGGCACTGCTCAAAACCTGGCGCGGCAAGCTCAAGCCGGGCGGCGCGCTGGTGATCGCCGATGTCATCCCGCCGGATGTCAGCCCGCTCACCGACGCCTCGCAGCTGCTCGCCTTCGCCTGGCGCGGCGGCTTCCTGACTGCGGCGCTCGCCGGCCTGGTCCGCACCGCCTTCTCCGATTACCGCAAGCTGCGCGCGCAATACGGGCTATCGACCTACACGCCGGAAGCCGTCACCGAGCTGATCCGCGAGGCCGGATTCACGACGATCGAGCGACCCGCCAATTTCGGCCACAACCCCCACCGCATGACCTTCAAGGCGACGAAGTCCGCGTGA
- a CDS encoding Lrp/AsnC family transcriptional regulator — MRPKLDDIDLRILRELQADGRMTNVELASRVGISPPPCLRRVRALEEAGLIRGYHADLDERKLGFEVVCFAFVHLASQAEADLAAFQSRIRDWSTVRECWTLSGDIDFVLKCVAPDLKAFQDFVGELTALPNVRNVRTALALDRVKDEPIVPFG, encoded by the coding sequence GTGCGTCCGAAACTCGACGATATCGACCTGCGCATCCTGCGGGAACTCCAGGCCGATGGGCGCATGACCAATGTCGAGCTGGCGAGCCGCGTCGGCATCTCGCCGCCGCCCTGCCTGAGGCGCGTGCGCGCGCTGGAGGAAGCCGGGCTGATCCGCGGCTACCATGCCGATCTAGACGAGCGGAAGCTGGGCTTCGAGGTCGTCTGCTTTGCCTTCGTGCATCTGGCGAGCCAGGCCGAGGCCGATCTCGCCGCCTTCCAGAGCCGTATCCGCGACTGGTCCACGGTGCGCGAGTGCTGGACGCTCTCCGGCGACATCGACTTCGTGCTGAAATGCGTGGCGCCGGATCTGAAGGCGTTCCAGGATTTCGTCGGCGAACTCACGGCCTTGCCGAATGTCCGCAACGTGCGCACCGCGCTCGCGCTCGACCGGGTCAAGGACGAGCCGATCGTACCGTTCGGCTGA
- a CDS encoding SAM-dependent methyltransferase, producing MLLLPRLLKRFIRQGRLTVITPDGKRHIFGPGPAEMLFAGVRKMAPAVTVRFHDDRIERELFLNPELALAEGYMDGRIDFEEGTIHDLLTLFWMQRKEMRKHPLQKAIRQVRFKIRRWQMHNPLGVAGKKVKHHYDIPTDFYRLWLDETMTYSCAYWHSPNVGLEQAQKAKLRHIAAKLNIEPGMSVLDIGSGWGELAIYLAKACGAKVTGLNVSPDQMAAAQKRAEAAGVGDAVTFINKDYRELTGSFDRIVSVGMMEHVGLAHYLEYFEKIRDLLTPDGIALVHCIGRAGPPGFTGPFFEKYIFPGGYAPALSEVFGAVEQTGLWSSDCEFWRRHYHWTLEAWRERFMARREEVVAMMGERFARMWEFYLCACSISFDIGGDMVFQLLLGPHKSAVPVIRDYIADEEKALEAKGF from the coding sequence ATGCTTCTGCTGCCGCGGCTGCTCAAACGGTTCATCCGGCAGGGGCGCTTGACCGTCATCACGCCGGATGGGAAGCGTCACATCTTCGGCCCGGGGCCGGCGGAGATGCTGTTCGCCGGCGTGCGCAAGATGGCGCCGGCCGTCACGGTCCGCTTCCATGACGACCGTATCGAGCGCGAACTCTTCCTCAATCCCGAGCTTGCGCTGGCCGAAGGCTACATGGACGGGCGGATCGATTTCGAGGAAGGCACGATCCACGATCTGCTGACGCTGTTCTGGATGCAGCGCAAGGAGATGCGCAAGCACCCGCTGCAGAAGGCTATCCGGCAGGTTCGCTTCAAGATCAGGCGCTGGCAGATGCACAACCCGCTCGGCGTCGCCGGCAAGAAGGTCAAGCATCACTACGACATCCCGACCGATTTCTACCGGCTCTGGCTCGACGAGACGATGACGTACTCCTGCGCGTACTGGCATTCGCCGAACGTGGGGCTCGAACAAGCGCAGAAGGCCAAGCTCCGGCACATCGCCGCCAAGCTGAACATCGAGCCCGGCATGAGCGTGCTCGACATCGGCTCGGGCTGGGGCGAACTCGCGATCTATCTGGCCAAGGCCTGTGGGGCGAAGGTGACCGGCCTCAACGTCTCGCCCGACCAGATGGCCGCCGCGCAGAAGCGCGCCGAGGCGGCCGGCGTCGGCGATGCCGTGACTTTCATCAACAAGGACTATCGCGAGCTGACCGGCAGCTTCGACCGCATCGTCTCGGTCGGGATGATGGAGCATGTCGGCCTCGCGCATTATCTCGAATATTTCGAGAAGATCCGCGATCTGCTGACGCCGGACGGGATCGCGCTCGTCCACTGCATCGGCCGCGCCGGGCCGCCCGGTTTCACCGGCCCCTTCTTCGAAAAGTACATCTTCCCCGGCGGCTATGCGCCGGCGCTGTCGGAGGTGTTCGGGGCGGTGGAACAGACCGGGCTCTGGTCGTCCGATTGCGAGTTCTGGCGGCGGCACTACCACTGGACGCTGGAAGCCTGGCGCGAGCGCTTCATGGCGAGGCGCGAGGAGGTGGTCGCGATGATGGGCGAGCGTTTCGCCCGGATGTGGGAGTTCTACCTCTGCGCCTGCTCGATCTCCTTCGACATCGGCGGTGACATGGTGTTCCAGCTGCTGCTGGGCCCGCATAAGAGCGCCGTCCCGGTCATCCGGGACTACATCGCGGATGAGGAGAAGGCACTCGAGGCGAAGGGGTTTTGA
- a CDS encoding MarC family protein — translation MERWLTEFIKLWVVIDPIGTLPVFLAVTAGLSAAAARRIALHGTLVAFLVLLFFVLLGQVLLTAMDIELSSFQIAGNIVLFLFALTMIFGESKLEEDQKLLRSADLEKAVYPLAIPSIASPGAMLTVMTVTDNSKISLAEQAETVVQIVIILAMLLVLLFCASRIIAIIGNAGASVISRVMGLILASVAVDGIIKAIKVVLAG, via the coding sequence ATGGAACGCTGGCTGACGGAATTCATAAAGCTCTGGGTCGTGATCGACCCGATCGGCACGCTGCCGGTTTTCCTGGCCGTGACCGCCGGCCTGAGCGCCGCCGCGGCGCGCCGGATCGCGCTGCACGGCACGCTGGTCGCGTTCCTGGTGCTGCTGTTCTTCGTGCTGCTCGGCCAGGTCCTGCTGACCGCGATGGATATCGAGCTGAGCTCGTTCCAGATCGCCGGCAACATCGTACTGTTCCTGTTCGCGCTGACGATGATCTTCGGCGAATCGAAGCTGGAGGAAGATCAGAAGCTGCTGCGCTCCGCCGATCTGGAGAAGGCGGTCTATCCGTTGGCGATTCCGAGCATCGCCAGTCCCGGCGCGATGCTGACTGTCATGACGGTCACGGACAATTCCAAGATCAGCCTCGCAGAGCAGGCCGAGACCGTGGTGCAGATCGTCATCATCCTCGCGATGCTGCTCGTGCTGCTGTTCTGCGCGTCGCGCATCATCGCGATCATCGGCAATGCGGGGGCGAGCGTCATCAGCCGGGTGATGGGCCTCATCCTGGCGAGCGTCGCCGTGGACGGCATCATTAAGGCGATAAAGGTGGTACTGGCGGGCTAG
- a CDS encoding class I SAM-dependent methyltransferase → MRAADPQKLDALVGRLVGDVGASVTGALIVLGDQLGLYKAMADGEPVTSQQLATKTGLKERYLREWLAGQASAGYVDYDEGSDSFSLSPEQAMAFAEEDSPAFFAGAFEIVQSMWVDEPKVEEAFRSGAGLGWHEHSKCLFRGTERFFRPGYNANLIASWIPALGGMEAKLKDGATVADVGCGHGSSTILMAQAYPQSRFYGFDYHGPSIERAREAADRAGVGDRIVFERASAKDFPERKYDLVTMFDCLHDMGDPVGAGKHVRESLARDGSWMIVEPFAHDHLKDNLNPVGRIFYGASTMICTPASLSQEVGLGLGAQAGEMRLRKVAMDAGFSHFRRATETPFNMVFEVRA, encoded by the coding sequence ATGCGTGCAGCCGACCCTCAGAAACTCGATGCCCTGGTAGGACGTCTCGTCGGCGATGTCGGAGCCTCCGTCACCGGCGCTCTGATCGTGCTGGGCGACCAGCTCGGCCTCTATAAGGCGATGGCCGACGGCGAGCCCGTCACCTCCCAGCAACTGGCCACGAAGACGGGCCTCAAGGAGCGCTATCTGCGCGAATGGCTCGCCGGGCAGGCCTCGGCCGGCTATGTCGATTACGACGAGGGCAGCGACAGCTTCAGCCTCTCGCCGGAACAGGCCATGGCCTTCGCGGAGGAAGACAGTCCCGCCTTCTTCGCCGGCGCGTTCGAGATCGTGCAGTCGATGTGGGTCGACGAGCCGAAGGTCGAGGAGGCCTTCCGCAGCGGCGCCGGCCTCGGCTGGCACGAGCACAGCAAATGCCTGTTCCGGGGCACCGAGCGCTTCTTCCGGCCGGGTTACAACGCGAATCTGATCGCCAGCTGGATTCCGGCGCTGGGCGGCATGGAAGCCAAGCTGAAGGATGGCGCGACCGTCGCCGATGTCGGTTGCGGGCACGGCTCCTCGACCATCCTGATGGCGCAGGCCTACCCGCAATCGCGGTTCTATGGCTTCGACTATCACGGACCGTCGATCGAGCGGGCGCGCGAGGCGGCGGACAGGGCCGGCGTGGGCGACCGCATCGTCTTCGAGCGCGCCTCGGCCAAGGACTTCCCGGAGAGGAAGTACGATCTCGTGACCATGTTCGATTGCCTGCATGACATGGGCGATCCGGTCGGCGCCGGAAAGCATGTGCGGGAATCGCTGGCGCGGGACGGCAGCTGGATGATCGTCGAGCCCTTCGCGCACGACCATCTCAAGGACAACCTCAATCCCGTCGGGCGGATCTTCTACGGTGCCTCGACCATGATCTGCACACCGGCTTCGCTCTCGCAGGAGGTGGGGCTGGGGCTGGGGGCGCAGGCCGGGGAGATGCGGCTGCGCAAGGTCGCCATGGATGCCGGCTTCTCGCATTTCCGGCGCGCGACCGAGACGCCGTTCAACATGGTGTTCGAGGTGCGGGCCTGA
- a CDS encoding ArsR/SmtB family transcription factor yields MKPVFHPDIEDVAPADVFAALADPIRLGILVALADVSEVDKARCSHFTAFASPSLLSYHFGKLREAGITRMRVEGTSRYLSIRRDELNQRFPGLLDSVVETARRDPNLPRLGSDWLSDGG; encoded by the coding sequence ATGAAGCCGGTTTTCCATCCCGATATCGAGGATGTCGCGCCCGCCGACGTGTTCGCGGCGCTGGCCGATCCGATCCGCCTCGGCATCCTCGTGGCGCTCGCCGATGTCAGCGAGGTCGACAAGGCGCGCTGCAGCCACTTCACCGCCTTCGCCTCGCCCTCTCTCCTGTCCTACCATTTCGGGAAGCTGCGCGAGGCTGGCATCACGCGCATGCGGGTGGAGGGCACCTCGCGCTATCTCAGCATCCGGCGCGACGAGCTGAACCAGCGCTTTCCGGGGCTGCTCGACAGCGTTGTGGAGACGGCGCGGCGCGATCCGAACCTGCCGCGCCTCGGGTCCGATTGGCTTTCGGACGGCGGGTAG
- a CDS encoding twin-arginine translocation signal domain-containing protein — protein MITRRHFLASSLGAAALAVLPGVSSALAQAAPIGSIKIEFAPTVTHAWGANIAIVRSELERTLVDLLGPSLQRGAGTRLVVNISSVWLASYAGGGGGGKPSDGGASNDYLESIATLYDRSGRELASYPILSTELSGGAGAWYLPDVDQRRLRALARNNAYWIKRYVG, from the coding sequence ATGATCACGCGTCGACATTTTCTGGCTTCCTCGCTCGGCGCCGCGGCGCTGGCTGTGTTGCCGGGCGTTTCGTCCGCTCTCGCTCAGGCCGCGCCGATCGGCTCGATCAAGATCGAATTCGCTCCGACCGTCACCCACGCCTGGGGCGCCAACATTGCGATCGTCAGAAGCGAGCTCGAACGCACGCTCGTCGACCTGCTCGGCCCCTCGCTCCAGCGCGGAGCCGGCACGCGCCTCGTCGTCAACATCAGCAGCGTCTGGCTGGCGAGCTATGCCGGTGGCGGCGGTGGCGGCAAGCCCAGCGATGGCGGCGCCAGCAACGACTATCTCGAGAGCATCGCGACGCTCTATGATCGCAGCGGCCGCGAGCTCGCGAGCTATCCGATCCTGTCGACCGAACTCTCGGGCGGCGCCGGCGCCTGGTATCTGCCGGATGTCGACCAGCGCCGGCTGCGGGCGCTCGCGCGCAACAACGCCTACTGGATCAAGCGCTACGTCGGCTGA